The Raphanus sativus cultivar WK10039 chromosome 6, ASM80110v3, whole genome shotgun sequence sequence CATTTCGTGTCCAAACAAGTCCGAAACTCAATGCCTATATCCCTGCTCTGCAACTGGCAAGAGACTCTCTCTCAGACCACATTAGCAGAACCTGAAACGGACCGGCGGTTCGCCATCTGGAAACACTTGTACCTCAAAACCTGTGCAGATGTTGATCAAGAGCTCCAGCATCACCGAAAGATAGACACTTACAATAGCGGCACAACCGCTCTAACCGTTGTGAGACAGGTAAAGAGATCATCAAGATGATCACCCCATGAATAAAACCatgtaaaaaaaagttttctgtTCGGTAATAAATGTTCTTAAATGGTTTCTTGCTACAGGGTGAAGTTATTTATGTAGCAAATGTTGGAGATTCACGTGCCGTACTGGGCACGGTATCAGAAGAAGGAAGTTTAACCGCGGTTCAGCTCACAGTCGATTTCAAACCAAACATACCTCGTTAGTTCTATAGACATTCTACCACTAGACCTAAAGAGATCATGTAAATCTCATTGGTTCTGAATCTTTACATGTTTTGCTTCTTGTGAAAACAGAGGAGGAGGAACGTATAATCGGATGCAACGGGCGAGTATTCTGCCTAGAAGACGAGCCAGGGGTCCACCGTGTGTGGCAACCGGAAGAAGAGTCTCCAGGACTAGCAATGTCTAGAGCATTCGGAGACTATTGTATCAAAAAGTACGGATTGGTCTCAGTTCCTGAAGTGACTCAAAGACATATCTCCACTAGAGACCAGTTTGTAATCTTGGCCACTGATGGGGTAAGctaaaaaaaatgaatcacATTATAAATTCTGTATGCTTATTAATGATGAAGTCATCTTACATAGGTATGGGATGTGATATCAAATGAAGAGGCTATAGACATTGTCTCCTCAACCGCAGAGCGTCCAAAGGCGGCCAAGCGGCTGGTGGAGCAAGCGGTTAAGGCGTGGAATAGGAAGAGACGTGGAATCGCAATGGATGATATCTCAGCCGTTTGCCTCTTCTTCCATTCTTAGTCATTGTCATCTTTTACCAAGCAATATGTTCACCCTGCCATGACCTATAAGTAGGTAATGGTTTTGGAACCTAGACAATGTTGCTATGTAAATAGACTCTTGAATAATATAAGAACAAGTTAAAGACGTAATGTACAGCTTGAGAAACATAGATATTCACAAATAAGTTTTTATTCTTCTATATAACACACACACCTTCTCAAACCTATGAAGCAATCAAAAGAAGTGATCTCATTACCTCTGTCTATATAACTAACATCTCTATACATATAACGTGTGAGATTTATCACCAATCTAATATAGTTTTCGATAACCAACTTAGTCACCTATTAACCGGCTTAGTCTCCAATAAATAGTGGTTAGTGGAAGACTTGAGGAGCAGTGTAGAATTCAGTTTCGACGAAACCCGGCCTGAGATCATCTTCATTACACATGAAATGTAACGGGAAACACACGAGGTGCCCTCTTGTTTCCTTCAGCATCTCCCACGAGTCGCTGCCGCATGTTTTAAGCTTTTCAGGTGCAATGCCAAGGTCGATCGTCGTGTGACCCAACTTGTCTTTACAAAGAGCCACGTTGTGTCTTAATGCAGCTCTGTGATTAGGAAGATGATCAAAATCATAAGCATACAATTTATATAATCTCTCGGTAGATATGTATATAAGAGTTCATAGAAGTAATTAAGAAGTACGAACTTTGAGCGTATATTTTCATTAGGTATGCAAGAGAAGACTTTGTCGTAGATGTCAGTGTTCCTCTTAGCCGTGGCCATCCACAAGTCTTGGTATGTTGCATCGTTGATTGGATCTTCTATCATTTTCACCTAAAAcaccaaaataatattttaacattttagaAGTTACTATTAAGTCAAGTAAATGAGtgtttatataatttgaaaattacctCTCCGGCTTGAAGGCCAAGATGTTCCGACCAAAGTGAACATCTGAGACTGTACGAGAATTTTCCAGCCATCCATTTCACACCGTTCATCGAAGACTCAACAAACTCTTTGTCTTCAATCACAACTCCtatctgaaaaatattattgtttcaaaataaatacataactcCTTTCtgttttttcaacaaaaaatgaaaacaagagttgaagaagtaaaaaaaaaaaagagttgtgGAAGTACCTCAGAATCTCGGGACCCTAGTAAGCTCCTATCGTTTATATTAGACGAACCAATCACAGCGATCCGGTCATCAACAATCAGTAGCTTGCTATGCACGTAAATCTGGCTAGTGGCAATAGGACCATCCTCGAAAAGCCGTCCGTACGATCTCAGACCATAGAAGGAGATGTAATCTTGCGTCTTGGGACCGAGCAGAGCGTTAAGGTTGTCAAGAATCGAAGTACGTTCTCTGGAGATGGTACGGTACTGCCAATGCATCAGTGCTCGAACCGTAGCTGCTCCAAACTCATCAATACCTCCCTGAAACCCAGGGAGGAGCGGTACAACGATCACCACACGGAAGCACTTCTTCTCCTCATGAGCCTTCAGAATGCGTCTGTATAAGGCTTCAGAAACACGGTTTAGGATGGTTTCATCTTTCTCTAGCCCAGAGATGAAGAATTGGTTCTGTTAAACCAGAGGATTAGTTTAATCTGAAGATTAAGAGattgttatatttaaaaatatttgaatgatGAGTTACTATTTTATATACCTCTATGTAGATAAAATGTTCAGCGTTTTGGATGAGCGAACAATAAGCTTGATGAATGCTATCTTCAGGGTGGTTAGTACCAGCTGACCATTGACTAACACTTCTTATTATCTGACACTTGCAATCACTTTGCTTCCCTATCTGCCACCACCACTCGTTCACAGTCTCATCCCTATCGCTTTCCTCTGAAGTTTCTCCTGGAAACTCATCTCGACCATCTAGGGCTTGTCTTGAACCTCTCTCAAACCTTATATCTCCCTTGGTGGCGAAATCCGCATCGGTTTCTTGCGGGAGAAGCAAAGGGATGTCTTGAGGAGGTGAGCCAGATGAGAATGAGTCTTGTCTGGAAAGAACAACAGGTTTGTCAGGGTCATCCACTGGTTTATGTGCTGAGATAATATCGATCTCTCTAGTTCCCAAGTAGTGAGGAAGAACCATGTGGTGATGAGGCATTAGCAATGGAATCGTCTGTTCATTAGGTGCCTTGTTtctctaattaaaaaaaaaaaagactaaacaTTATCAATACcttataaaacaaaacacaactGCCCTTAAAACCACGTCTAAAATCATTTCTAATTGAAATAACAACCTCTGGTTACAGTACATTACCTTAGAGTGGTTCCACCTTTGGACAAAATGTCTAGCCACATCGCGACAAGGCGGTCCCCAAAGAGCACAGTGAACCTCGTGCCATGGCATTCTAGGGTATTTTCTCCGGTCTAGCTCGTCTTTCATCGTTTCTTCCCATGAGTTTGGTTCAGATTCTCTGACAATAGATGTAACAATTTGTCAGAAATATGGTTCATTTTGTTAAATAAAGTTCAGGACTCTTACCTAGGGTTATAATAATCTTTTCCAGGCCATATATGAGGAGGGCAATCTCCAACTTTGTGTTCTGCTGTATCGTAACGGCCGAAACAGAGATCCAGCCCTCCAATGAAGCAAACTTGGTAATCTACAATCACTATCTTGTCATGGTGCGACCTGAAAATACAATAGAATTCAACTTTAAATAGTTGCGTGGCTAAGAAGTTACAACAATCTAAGGGTTTTGTTTATTACTATACCAGAGGTAAATTCCAGTGGAGAGATGGTCTGGATAACGAAGAACTTTGACGTTCTTGTGAATGTTTTGAAGCCGTTTCTTGCTGTACATGCTATTGATTTTCAGAGCGATCTGAACTTCCTTATACATAAGGATATAAATCTGCaacaaagtttaaaatgttttgtaaCAAAACCAATAGTGTCCATTGGGAGTCATGTAATAGTATTAAAGCATCACCTTAACGCCCTGTTTTGCTTTCGTCTCCAGCAAGGCATCGAGCCGCAAAGACGGATGATCTTGAAACGGTCGTTTGAGATATAGCTCCGGACATAACCACCAACCAGTGATAAATATCTACAGATAGAGTTTATATTTAGACTTTCACTCAAACTATAATCTCATATGTGGTTAGATTATTAATTAGTAGTACCTCTGAGGTAGCGTTTTGGATTGCAAATGCAATCGCTTCAAACGCAGTGTGACCATCAACGAACCACTGAGCTTGGCTTCCATCTGATGTCAATCCTCTAGGCGGAGCAAAGGAACCAAACCTATGTGGATTGTAGGAACGAGCCTCGTCCACTGCCTTAACCCACTCTTTGACTTTTCTGCAGCTAGTAGTTCTGAACCTCACGGTTCTATCTCCACTTGTAACGTTAAAGCCAAAACGCAACGGGTTGCGTTCCTTCACCTGTTCAGCCAGACGCGGTTGTTGCTCAGAAGACTCTTTTGTACCATGTAACCCTAATGAGTCGAACACCATTATATCTAGAAGCTTTCCGTTGAACGGATCTTCAAGTAACGCCAAGAATCCTGGTTTCAGAACCGCCCAAACCTAATAAaacattcaaaaaaaattcagaaatcatttattcaagaaataaaaattaagaaagttTAGTACACAAACCTTTGCCCAGCTATTACCAAAGCAGCCTAGACATTGTGAAGGAAGACAGCATCGGCCACCATCAGATCCTGGGACTTCCCTCAGGTGCTTCACTGTGACATACCCTTCCTTCATCTTCGAACCGTACTCTCTAGCAAAGGATAGTCTAGAAACTTCCAGGAACTTGCACACCTGTGTATAAAATGTTAAGTGTGACGCAAGAAACATGGTAATTAATCACACCTAGAAAAAAGTCAGAGTTATTGCCAGAGAGAAAAAACTCAAACCTCTTTGGAGTTAACAATGTCCAAGTTCCCTAGAAAGAGATTCAAGTAGCCCTTCATTGCGGCTCTCCCACGGTCTACAACTGTCTCTGACCGGCCTATCGTTGGACGGATGATTGATAACGCTGCACGCGAAGGAACATTCCTGAACAGCATACCAATTTAATGTTTCAGAAACTttacaaaaatccaaaaaaaaagaaaggaaactaTCTGAGATTTTAAATAAGAGCACCTGTTCTTCACACTATCTTCAGTGTAGTGAAGAGGAAGAGCACCGTCGTCAGGTTCATCATCATCTTGCACAACTGATCCTTGCATATCAAAGATCCCCAAGCTATGCAGCCACTCTCTAACCTATCCAAATCAAGTAATTTTCaagtttcataattttttttgtgtctaTTAACAAAgctgcaaattaaaaaaaaacaaaacttacatGTTCTTGCTTCTCGTGGAGTTCTTCAATAATCAAACGTTTCTTCAAAGCAAAGTGTAGGTACAGAACCTGAGAAGCTTTCTTTTGTAATGTCCACTTGAACTAAAACATACcgcacacacacaaaaaaacagagaattAACAAATTAATACAGAACATAAACCCTAATGACAAATTCAACATAAGCAAACTACAAGCAGACATTGTAAAATATGTATGTTACAAGCGTATACCTGTTTATACTGAAGCTCCAATGTGTAAGAAAGAAGCAAAGGGCTAAAATCAGTCGTGTCGGGACGCGAGACAGAGACGATCTTAGCCTTCGGAAGCTCTTCAAATATCTGACTTCCTCCGCCAAGACAATTCTCCGTTGCCGTCGCCGCCGTTCTTCTCATGACGCCGTCGGATTTAACGCCGTTAGTGGCCAGCAGTTTCTCCGTCGACATCGATTAATATTTTTCTCCTCACCGTGGTCGTCGAAACTCGCCGTCTGTTTAGCACGATGGCATGTCCGAGATTCCAGTAATCAGATTTTAATGCAAATAGACAGATAAATAGGGTACAGTTTAAGGTTTTTAAATAATGTCTGGCACACGAATAGTATTATTCAACGGCGAAGGGGAGGAGTGGTTCCGTCACGTTAGGTTTTAACGATTGTAGATGATGACAGGTAAGAGTGTTGCCACGTGTACGTTTGAGGATGGATGGTATATGCTTACTCCCGTCTATCCTTTTGCCGTGTATGTTTTGCAACTTGGTTAACATTACGTCGTTTCCAAGTTGGACAAGAGTTCCAAGGTTTCATTGTCTTCGACAAAGTAGAGTAATGACTATTTTACCCCTGGTCTTTGCCTTGCGAAAGTGACTCTGAAATCTTTGTATATATctaatataactaaatatttaatctTTTGGAAATTTACATACTCGTATGACCGAAACATTCTTGAGTGAAAAGTCCAATCTGATCTCCAATCTCTTTTGTTGTATATATCTAATTATGATTGAAATTATAGTAGTACGACATAAATGgtaaaatgttcaaaaaatttAGCATCATACATAGGTTTCAGAAACTACTTTCTCTTAGCATCCAATAATGTCATTATGAAACTTGAGATCTACATATTTGTTGGtaaaatataacttataatAATGATTTGGTAGCGAGGGAGAATTTGGTCTTTCTGACGATACAAGAATTGCTGTTGTGCGAAGTATATGCCATGCAAGCATCAAACGACAAGAATATCCCTATTTTTGTGCTTTACCAGATCAGAATATTCCCCCAGAAAACACTTATTCAATCtcactaggtgttttcctgcaccatgtgcagtaaaaaaatttaaaatatttttaacagataaatataaattatatttaaatttttattaatattctaaatttttttctttcttatcaatattttaatataaatttgatttaactgaacattaaaattaagataaaaataattttgttattttgaattatatttaaaattataatcttaggtagatttttctatctatttattttaattaaatatattaaatacatatgtaaaattgtataattgtcaaaaattaaaattaaacaatatttataaaatctgtagatatatataagaaactaatgattttacgattaaatttgattttatgatttaatttttataattttctacaaatatgtatatatatatttgaaatatttttaatttaaatgatattttgaaatttgaaatgccataattaaatatatttattttaatgatgatttatgagttattaccatattttcaaaaagtcCAAAAtcataaatcgacaataaatgtaatatatatgagttattaccatattttttaaaaatttaccaaaaatataaattaacattaaatataattgtccacgtcatattaatctataaaacatgtcatcaattttagtagccatgtcatattatttttgtgaaaatgattgtagaaaagacatgtggcaaaatcacttctcaaatatagtctataGGATGTAACATATGTGATTAGACAAGTAAATGATTGAGTATTGGCCTCCACTTTTGTTCATTTAATTATTGATGGCAAACAAAATACttgtatgattaaaaaaattctgtCTGGCCTTATTTTCATATAGAGTAATAAACACTTAATTACTTATAACGTATACGCATCAACATTTAcagttcataaaattaaattaacattTATTATCAACGCATGTACtgtatatttgaactaaataACTCTATTATCAAACAATCAACCTGCAGTATAAAACTATTACATGGAAAATACTGAACCATCACTTTCAATTCAAGTTAGTAAAGTGAAATTTCACTTTCATCGTCCAAACATCGATAATTGCTATAAATAAATCAACAATAATTTTGTCAATGATTATTCCATCACGGTACAGTCATTTCTTTACTATCAAACTCGACAAAGTTATATCAAACTGATCTAtttcaaaaaatctaaactttcaTAATAATATCCATGGTATCTTTTAGCGTGGCATAAGAACATCATTATTGGAGTGTTTTTTCTCTTCGGTTCTCTCCCCTTAACCCTTAAGGAGCCCTTAAGGGCTTCCCAGTAATGATGGTCTAATATCATCATAATATCAAACATTCTTTAGGACCTTTCAGATATTACACTTCTTCAAACTCCAGAAATAAAGCTCGGGCATTGCAAACTGAGGCCCAACCTCTAATGGGCCAACACTTCCCAATTTGAGCCTTGAAAAACGAATTAAAGGCTCTACGATCCGGTGAAAATGGCAAATTCACGGTCATGTCGTCTCCCACCCTTTCCACTTTAGTTTCTTCGTTCGCAGGAATCATTTTTTCAcacatatctatcttattaaaacagaaacattacaacttattctaggtggattttaaagttggaccttatgtaattaatgttatattaatctacttattattaaacatgcctttttataaataattaatatcaaccattaccatagattttcacttcttaccttattattatatccactacgcatgtttccttatattgcatatattttactataagctagatacatccactagcatattatactataagatagattattaataatacatctactaacatataatactatacgacagattactaataatataatatattatatgtattcattaacttgcatctatcaatattaacaATACTATGAAGAtgactaactctatactttgaacctatcaaccatgatatactaatttataacaaaaatgatattactgttacaaattaatttttataaaaattatttatagcagcaatttgttatataagataaatttaatcaagacccaaatcttttttttctgttcagaaaaaaagaaacctacgaatatataccaataagttagccaaaaatcttccgaataaatagtaaatttcaccaacccaaaaaatgaattaaaaacataacaaaagatactatgtttgaaatttagctcactaggtcgggtataaatctgttcatttcaggtatgagttcttcgagttctcaacatttggatctaagtaggtatttgatatttttttgtccgggtcgattttttttggttccggatcattctaactttttatattataaatcttatataatatacaatatatatatataatatgtgaatcaaaagataaacccgcgcaggcgcgcgggtcatgatctagtatgtTTTAATTGTTAACAGATCACACATATATCTTTCTATAcaaattcatataaattatgAATACATATAACTATATAATAGGTTTAGATTCTCAGATTGATTCTAGAATATGAAACATAACAAATGGCATTACGTCAAATAAAACAACAACTGTGGAAAGGAGTTTGAATAGCAATTAGCAGTTATACAACACGATTAAGACACTGATTATTCCGGTTAGAAGAATAAAGTAGAacgaacaaacaaacaaaccagaAAATGAGGTTTCGAATccttaaaataagattttaattatttcctCAATATAGAAACACTGACGAAACAGAGACAATCTTTATCTTTTCAACAGTTTCTCACTAGCCGTATTTCCCGCCAAACCTCATGAAACAGAGCAACACGAATAACGAACTCTTATTTTGTCGTTTCAGTTACCATCACGGCAATTATGTGAACAGATGCACACTCCCAAGGACGCTACGTAACCTTCGAAGGATGAGCCCATAAAACTCacaatctctttttttctcaaaaaagaacaaagaacagCTCTAACATTCTTAACCTAAATTTCTTCAGAGCTGTTCAAGTTCAACAtcaatttgataaaatataatccaacaattaaaaaaaaaactatattgtaagaaagaaaacaatatgTCGTATGAGTACGACGACGATTCCAAGAAGAGGAGGTATGCTGTTATCTTAATCTCCTCAGTTCTTCTCATCTCCATGATAGTCGCCGTTACCATCAACCTCAACAAGAACGAAGACAACGGTGACTCTCAAGGCAAAGGAGAGTTAACGGCTTCCGTCAAGGCAGTTAAGGAGGTATGCGCACCAACGGATTACAAAAAGACTTGCGAAGACACTCTCATCACGAACGGACACAACACGACCGACCCCATGGAGCTGGTCAAGACAGCGTTTAGCGTCACGATGAAGCAGATCACAGACGCAGCCGAGAAGTCGCAGACCGTGATGGACCTTCAGAAGGATCCTAGGACTAAGATGGCTCTCGATCAGTGCAAGGAGCTGATGGACTACGCGCTGGGAGAGCTCAGCAACTCTTTCGAGGAGCTTGGTAAACTCGAGTTCCACAAACTCGACGAGGCTTTGATCAATCTGAGGATATGGCTCAGCGCGGCGATTAGCCACGAGGAGACTTGCCTCGAAGGGTTTCAAGGGACGCAAGGGAACGCCGGAGAGACGATGAAAAAAGCGTTGAAAACGGCTATCGAGCTGACGCACAACGGGCTGGCGATCATCAGCGAGATGTCGAGTTTCGTGGGACAGATGGGGATCCCTGAGCTGAACAGCCGGAGGCTTCTGTCTCAAGAGGTTCCCTCGTGGGTGGACGAGAGGGGACGTAGGCTCTTGCAGGCTGCTGAGGGGTATTCGGATGCGAAGGCTGATATAGTGGTGGCTCAGGACGGGAGCGGTCAGTATACAACGATCAACGATGCGATGAAGTACGTTCCCAAGAAGAAGAACACGACTTTCGTGGTTTATATTAAGGCTG is a genomic window containing:
- the LOC108813455 gene encoding probable protein phosphatase 2C 34; translation: MGHFSSMFNSLARSFSNKKANNKNGKSYAKEAADEMAREAKKKAMILKSSGCVNADGSNNLASVFSRRGEKGVNQDCAIVWEGFGCQEDMMFCGIFDGHGPWGHFVSKQVRNSMPISLLCNWQETLSQTTLAEPETDRRFAIWKHLYLKTCADVDQELQHHRKIDTYNSGTTALTVVRQGEVIYVANVGDSRAVLGTVSEEGSLTAVQLTVDFKPNIPQEEERIIGCNGRVFCLEDEPGVHRVWQPEEESPGLAMSRAFGDYCIKKYGLVSVPEVTQRHISTRDQFVILATDGVWDVISNEEAIDIVSSTAERPKAAKRLVEQAVKAWNRKRRGIAMDDISAVCLFFHS
- the LOC108813454 gene encoding phospholipase D zeta 2 — its product is MSTEKLLATNGVKSDGVMRRTAATATENCLGGGSQIFEELPKAKIVSVSRPDTTDFSPLLLSYTLELQYKQFKWTLQKKASQVLYLHFALKKRLIIEELHEKQEHVREWLHSLGIFDMQGSVVQDDDEPDDGALPLHYTEDSVKNRNVPSRAALSIIRPTIGRSETVVDRGRAAMKGYLNLFLGNLDIVNSKEVCKFLEVSRLSFAREYGSKMKEGYVTVKHLREVPGSDGGRCCLPSQCLGCFGNSWAKVWAVLKPGFLALLEDPFNGKLLDIMVFDSLGLHGTKESSEQQPRLAEQVKERNPLRFGFNVTSGDRTVRFRTTSCRKVKEWVKAVDEARSYNPHRFGSFAPPRGLTSDGSQAQWFVDGHTAFEAIAFAIQNATSEIFITGWWLCPELYLKRPFQDHPSLRLDALLETKAKQGVKIYILMYKEVQIALKINSMYSKKRLQNIHKNVKVLRYPDHLSTGIYLWSHHDKIVIVDYQVCFIGGLDLCFGRYDTAEHKVGDCPPHIWPGKDYYNPRESEPNSWEETMKDELDRRKYPRMPWHEVHCALWGPPCRDVARHFVQRWNHSKRNKAPNEQTIPLLMPHHHMVLPHYLGTREIDIISAHKPVDDPDKPVVLSRQDSFSSGSPPQDIPLLLPQETDADFATKGDIRFERGSRQALDGRDEFPGETSEESDRDETVNEWWWQIGKQSDCKCQIIRSVSQWSAGTNHPEDSIHQAYCSLIQNAEHFIYIENQFFISGLEKDETILNRVSEALYRRILKAHEEKKCFRVVIVVPLLPGFQGGIDEFGAATVRALMHWQYRTISRERTSILDNLNALLGPKTQDYISFYGLRSYGRLFEDGPIATSQIYVHSKLLIVDDRIAVIGSSNINDRSLLGSRDSEIGVVIEDKEFVESSMNGVKWMAGKFSYSLRCSLWSEHLGLQAGEVKMIEDPINDATYQDLWMATAKRNTDIYDKVFSCIPNENIRSKAALRHNVALCKDKLGHTTIDLGIAPEKLKTCGSDSWEMLKETRGHLVCFPLHFMCNEDDLRPGFVETEFYTAPQVFH